AGTCTTTTGACGCGCCTCAGTGGGACTTGTGGCTTAACCGCTCCAGGTCGCAAGACATGGAcgaggcactgcagccgtTCATGGACATGCCGCAGTCCCTCAAAGACCGTCGGTATGATATACCCTGGTGGGCGAACCCTTTCGGTGCGTGGTATCTGCAAAATGTGCTTTCGGTGGAGCTAATGAAGCTACCTGGACGAACAAATGCGGAGAAGATTGCTATTTATCGTGGGCGCAAGCACCCCGCCACATGGGACAAGTCGAAGGAGGGGCTCATGGACGACGAGGTTCTGCTGAAGCAGATCGTTAAGGAGCGCTGGCGCACCCTTGAATTTGGCGACCGTGACGCCGGCTACCCTTGCACGTTCAGCGACTACATCCAGTTCTTGAACGAGTGGTTCAAGTCGCTAGATGAGGAGGGGCTACAGCGGCTGCGGGAGCACTTTGACCGCAAAATtcgtcctcttctcgctgtgATGACCCACGTAGACCTGATGTGGCTCGAGGCGCTCACCCAGAACTCCGTGCAGAacaaggagcagctggagcgaCGCATCGGGTTCCAGACATCTCTGGGTACGCCTGAGTTCTTTGACATGTCAAAGAGACTTCGATACGAAATCAATGAGGACTACAAGGTGCGCGATGAGCTAGGGCCGGAGCTGTTTGCGCTGTGGAGCAAGGCACCAGAGCGTTGGCCACCGGAGCGGTTGGCGAAGATGTACGGTCTGGACTTCACGCTTGTCCGGAAGATTCTCGTCTGGCACCACTTCAAGGCATGCTACGACGCTTGCGTAGAGCCAGACTGGACCTTACCAAAGCGTCTCTTTGCCCTTGAGTGGATTCGGGATGTGCGGGCCCGCAAGCAGGGTCTCTTCTACGGAAAGCTGCGTTTTGCGGAGCAGAAGATCACATTTTACAGCGACAAGTTCCTCTTTCGAGACCTCGTCAACCGCCGTGAGGCGAGCTACGCGAATGTGTGGGAGATGGACGATCCGTATCGCTTCCTGCAGACAGAACAGGACTACGAGGATTACTGGGGCGACAATTACGATGTGTATCGGCGTATGTTCCCTGAGATGATTGGTAAGACTGGCGAGCCGGTGCAGCAGTACAGTCAGATGCCCGTATGGGCAGGACCGCACCGCGACCACGCAAACAAGTCCGAGCACAACTGGATGTTTGCCGAAATTGGTGTGAATGTCGGTCACGAGCCACTGAAAAAGCTGGAGCTGGATCCGACAAACGAGAAGCGGCGTCGCTTTGTCATCCGTCAACCCGACGGCTCGCTGCGGTCTGCAAAAATGTCTGAGATGCGGGCGTGGTACTGGAAGGAGGAGTGGGCGGACTTCCGCTTTTGGGCCCCTCACATGGAGTGGGGCGTCGAAAACACACCCTCCCTGGAGCAGTACCAGGAGCACGTACCGGACACACCCGACGCTGACTATCGCAAGCAGCGCCGTATTCAGTCCCGCCCCGTGAAGTGGTTTTACGAGAGTCACTATAGTCGCAGCGGCAACTTTGCTGGATTTCAGCCACTGCGATTCATGCAGCGTCGCACCCAACGTGAGGTGCGGTGGCCCGACGTCATCAACGCTGCTGTGCAGATCGAGAAGAGCAAGCCGAGCTCCTATGTGTTCAAGGCAATCCCAGAAATTTGAGTGCGTTTCCTGTGAGACTTCTCTGTGCATATCCATGACAGTGCTGTTCTTCCTGTCCTCTCTCGTGGCTCGCCGCCTGCTCCGTGGtacctcttttcctcttagCGGGGCACAGGCTCTGACTGGGCGACAAGGCAAACAGCAAAGGTAGTCGGATAGGGAAGCGGAGGTCTGCATGCCGTGATCTCTCTGCTCACATCATGTGTGTACCTGTGCACCTCGTTTCCCGCTGCTCCACTCTGTTTTTCCTCAGTTTGCTGCTATGGAATCGAATTTGGCGTGCatgtgttttcttttttctttttttcgccgATTTCGTGCTGACAATGCTGCGGGTCgcggtggggaggggaggggggggtgttagaggaggagagcggtaGTCGCAACGATACAGGCATCTGTTTTTTGCACTTTCCCTCGCTCGTAggttggagagagagagagagcacgcgcGTTCCACGCATGTACGCATGCGCATGTTTGTGTCTCTCGGTGCGCCAATCGATGGGGAAGGATTGGGAGAAAAAGTTcaagcagaaagaaaaacCACCCCACTCTCGAGCATTTGCAGAGCACGGGAGTGCATGTATTGCTGGTGCGGCATTGTGTAAAACCGAGAACAAAGGTGGGAAGATCGCTCTAGCTTTCTCGCCACAGACATAGCAGCGTAACGTTGTTCACTGAAGGTTGAAACAAACGGCGATTGTTGTGCGTTAATGATATGTGTGAACTTTCTTTTACCTGGTTGTGCACAGGTATTCCCGAGACGAGACGTAGATAAGTCGGTTAACTTGACCATGCCAAGAGAAGGCCATCGTATTGACAGCGAAAAGGGTGAAGGACAACCCTGGAAGGGAAACTgcgtttctcttcctttcgaGCTTGTGCGCTGCCCCTCCGACTGAAGTACAACCGTAATAGCGACTTCCGGATTGCCCTAGCgccttctcactctctctctctctctctgtctgtgtgcctttcccccttcaaCGTCAAACCACTCGCAatttcttttttccctctcctttctcgcGTGCGATCGCACGCACTCTTCCCTCTGTCGCTGCTCACGACCTGACAGCTCTTGGCTGCTTACTGAACTGTTTTCTGTATATCGGTCTCCACTCCCACAGAATAACAGTGAAAGGGGACGTTATCCAGCCGGAAAAGGCGTACGAAGGGCGCTTCACTCTTGGTTCTCTTGACGAAGCCACTGGTTTCGACGAGAGGGCAGGCGGAGAAGTGAGACgcgcgaaaaaaaaggtctTGGCAGCTCTCTCCAGGAACGTAATCGGTGTGTTGTGTTGAGGGGAGCGGAAGTGTGGTGCGGCACGCTGCACCCAACAGTGTGCGATACCCTCTCTCACTGCGTGTTTCACTGTTGTTAGTTGCTCTCCCTGACTACTTCTTACCAGCACTTCTTTGGCGCTCGTGTgctgtgaagaggaggaaagcagAGCAGTGCCGGAAAGGATGAGCGCAGCGGCTCCTCCTGGGTTTGCCGAGGCCGTCAGCGGCCCTCCTGGCTTtgaggacgaggatgatTTTGCCGATGTCAACTCCGCCCTGCTcgcggagatggagaaggaagagcagaaggagTCAAGGAAGCGGCAGATCCTTACATGGCAGCGCATGAACACAGAGCGGTACGGGTTTCGCTCTGCGTACCGGGCGGCAGTGGGGGAGAAAGACTTGATGCCTCCAGAGTTCATCCGCAAGGTGGTAAAGGACAACGGTGACCTCGGCGGAAAGCGCTTCAAGTCAGAGCGCAA
This DNA window, taken from Leishmania panamensis strain MHOM/PA/94/PSC-1 chromosome 34 sequence, encodes the following:
- a CDS encoding hypothetical protein (TriTrypDB/GeneDB-style sysID: LpmP.34.3820), encoding MLRRTALARRYPFNKRGPRERKSWKHHVLTEPPKPVEWRDPKVWTKDLSQMKSFDAPQWDLWLNRSRSQDMDEALQPFMDMPQSLKDRRYDIPWWANPFGAWYLQNVLSVELMKLPGRTNAEKIAIYRGRKHPATWDKSKEGLMDDEVLLKQIVKERWRTLEFGDRDAGYPCTFSDYIQFLNEWFKSLDEEGLQRLREHFDRKIRPLLAVMTHVDLMWLEALTQNSVQNKEQLERRIGFQTSLGTPEFFDMSKRLRYEINEDYKVRDELGPELFALWSKAPERWPPERLAKMYGLDFTLVRKILVWHHFKACYDACVEPDWTLPKRLFALEWIRDVRARKQGLFYGKLRFAEQKITFYSDKFLFRDLVNRREASYANVWEMDDPYRFLQTEQDYEDYWGDNYDVYRRMFPEMIGKTGEPVQQYSQMPVWAGPHRDHANKSEHNWMFAEIGVNVGHEPLKKLELDPTNEKRRRFVIRQPDGSLRSAKMSEMRAWYWKEEWADFRFWAPHMEWGVENTPSLEQYQEHVPDTPDADYRKQRRIQSRPVKWFYESHYSRSGNFAGFQPLRFMQRRTQREVRWPDVINAAVQIEKSKPSSYVFKAIPEI